In the genome of Bicyclus anynana chromosome 23, ilBicAnyn1.1, whole genome shotgun sequence, one region contains:
- the LOC112056152 gene encoding carboxypeptidase B-like — protein sequence MKLLLVLLFATVYAKHEEYSGWKSFYIKPSSHDQLKDLGNLISKLELDFYIHPSLDREGVVLVKPQYQDDFVKFVNEENMKYWIHADDVKIQLDKDDLMMESFQQEARFSKSSSFNYDKYHTLDVIYEYLDSVAQKHSDTVKLVTPATSYEGRTLKYLKISKDNFQSGKPVIFIDGATHAREWITIPTVTYAIHKLVENVTEPDLLDKFDWILYPVVNPDGYEHTHVKERMWRKTRSTDQHVAGKICRGVDINRNFDFEWNTVGTESHPCSDIFPGRKPFSEVETRVVRSIFNEHHQNMILYLSVHSFGSMFLYPWSNNGSLSDRGLQLHMVGIRMADAIHELSLKHFPRYRVGNTALVIDYFSSGSSSDYAHSIGVPLSYTVELPGRGSKGFVLHPRYIKPVVTETWAGFAAGARMAGQLFGSR from the exons ATGAAGCTTCTGTTGGTGTTATTGTTCGCAACGGTGTACGCCAAACACGAGGAGTACTCAGG ATGGAAGTCTTTCTACATAAAACCATCAAGCCATGACCAGTTGAAAGACCTTGGCAATCTGATCTCAAAGCTTGAGCTGGATTTCTATATCCACCCTTCTTTAGATAGGGAAGGCGTTGTGTTAGTTAAGCCACAGTATCAAGACGACTTCGTCAAATTCGTAAATGAAGAGAATATGAAGTACTGGATTCATGCAGATGACGTAAAAAT cCAACTAGACAAAGATGACCTGATGATGGAAAGCTTCCAGCAAGAAGCACGTTTTAGCAAGTCTTCAAGCTTCAATTACGATAAATATCACACTTTGGATGTT atcTACGAATATCTTGACTCAGTAGCTCAAAAGCACAGCGATACTGTGAAATTGGTGACGCCAGCGACTTCTTACGAAGGTCGTACATTGAAATACTTGAAGATATCAAAAGACAACTTCCAAAGCGGTAAACCGGTGATATTCATCGATGGTGCTACACACGCCAGAGAGTGGATCACTATACCGACAGTCACTTATGCTATACATAAGCTTGTTGAAAACGTAACCGAACCTGATCTATTGGATAAGTTTGATTGGATCCTGTATCCAGTTGTGAACCCTGATGGCTACGAACACACTCACGTAAAG GAACGTATGTGGCGCAAAACTCGTTCGACCGACCAACACGTGGCGGGCAAAATTTGTCGCGGAGTTGATATTAATAGAAATTTCGACTTCGAGTGGAACACCGTCGGCACGGAGAGTCACCCTTGCTCAGACATCTTCCCAGGAAGAAAGCCGTTCTCCGAAGTGGAAACCAGAGTTGTccgttcaatattcaatgagcACCATCAAAATATGATCTTGTATTTGTCGGTGCACAGTTTTGGGAGCATGTTTTTATATCCATGGAGCAACAATGGAAGCCTTTCTGATAGGGGACTCCAGCTCCATATGGTTGGAATAAGGATGGCCGATGCTATACATGAATTATCGCTTAAACACTTCCCTAGATATCGTGTTGGTAATACTGCATTGGTTATCGATTATTTCTCATCAGGGTCCTCTAGTGATTATGCGCATTCTATAGGAGTTCCTCTGAGTTATACAGTAGAGTTACCTGGTAGAGGTTCTAAAGGGTTTGTTCTGCATCCGAGGTATATTAAACCGGTTGTTACTGAAACATGGGCTGGATTCGCCGCCGGCGCGCGAATGGCTGGACAACTTTTTGGTTCcagataa